The genomic DNA CTCAAGAATTCTGCTCTCAAGCGGGCCACTATTGCCCAGAGCGAGGCAGAGCGCCTGCGGTACATGAAGGAAGCGGAACGAGCCGAGAAGAAAGTTCAGCAGACCAAATACATCTTGCAGAATGGCCTCAAAGGTCCTCCCCGCAGTTCGAGCGCTCTCGAGCCCAATCTCGAGGGCGGTACCATGGCGACTTTCCAGGCCGAAAACATGGAACCTGgcaaggccaagggcaagggtcGCGCCGGTGGTCGACTCAAGAAGTccaaggagcagaagcaggCAGAGAAGGACAGTGCCGAAGCTGCCCAGGCCGCTCTCGATGCCGGGAAGGAGCTTcccaccaaggaggagacgagcAAGATTCGACTCAAGATCACCAAACAGCCCGTCACCGATTccgagaaggacaaggaaaCCAAGGAGCCCAAGGACTccaagaaggaaaaggtggTCGAGGAGCCAAAGGATCCGTTGGAGATGCGGTTCCAGTCCAAGGGCTTTAACCAGATCTACGACCAGATCTGGCGTGACCTTGCCCGGAAGGATGTCAACAAGGTCTACAGGCTCGCCACTGACTCATATTCCACCAAGGCATCCAACCTCAAGAAGACCGCCATTTTGGCGTCCAAGGAAGCAAAGCGATGGCAGCTCCGCACCAACAAGGGTACCAAAGACCTTCAAGCTCGTGCCAAGCGTGTCATGAGAGACATGATGGGCTTCTGGAAACGGAACGAACGCGAGGAGCGCGACCTCCGCAAGGCCGCCGAGAAACAGGAGCTCGAGAAcgcgaagaaggaggaagccgACCGTGAAGCGGCTCGTCAAAAGAGGAAGCTCAACTTCCTGATCTCGCAGACCGAAATCTACTCTCACTTCATTggcaagaagatcaagacaAACGAGGTGGAGCGCAGCACGGACCGACCCGAGATTGCTGATGCGGACCAAAACCAAATCCCCGAAACGTCTCTTGATATCGAGGAGCCTACTGGTCCGGTTGGCTCCAAGGTTACCAACTTTGAAAATCTTGATTTCGACGAGGCCGATGAATCGACCCTCAAGGCTGCGGCCATGGCCAATGCGCAGAACGCCATTGAGGAAGCGCAAAAGAAGGCGCGGGACTTCAACAAGGACGCCAACCtggacgaggatggagagatgAACTTCCAGAACCCCACTGGTATGGGCGATGTGGAGATTGACCAGCCGAAGCTGCTCAACTGCCAGCTGAAGGAATATCAGCTCAAGGGTCTCAATTGGCTCGTCAATCTGTACGAGCAAGGCATCAACGGCATCCTCGCCGACGAAATGGGTCTGGGCAAGACTGTACAGTCCATCTCTGTCATGGCCTACCTCGCCGAGAAGTACGACATTTGGGGTCCGTTCCTTGTCGTTGCGCCGGCTTCTACTCTGCACAACTGGCAACAGGAAATCACCAAGTTCGTCCCAGAGTTCAAGGTGCTGCCATATTGGGGCACCGCTGCCGACCGCAAGGTGCTCCGAAAGTTCTGGGATCGAAAGCACACCACCTACAAGAAGGACGCTGCTTTCCACGTCATGATCACGTCGTACCAGCTTGTCGTGTCCGATGTCGCTTATTTCCAAAAGATGAAGTGGCAGTATATGATCCTCGACGAGGCCCAAGCCATCAAGAGCTCTTCGAGTTCCCGTTGGAAGTGCTTGCTGAGTTTCCACTGCCGCAACCGACTTCTGTTGACCGGTACTCCTATTCAGAACAACATGCAGGAACTTTGGGCCCTCTTGCATTTCATCATGCCGTCCTTGTTTGACTCCCACGACGAGTTCAGCGAATGGTTCTCAAAGGACATCGAATCTCATGCGCagagcaacaccaagctcaaccaGGACCAGCTGAAGCGTTTGCACATGATTCTCAAGCCATTCATGCTTCGTCGTGTCAAGAAGCATGTCCAAAAGGAATTGGGCGACAAGATTGAACTCGATGTCTTTTGCGATCTGACCTACCGCCAGCGTGCCTTGTATTCGAGCCTTCGCAACCAGATCAGCATTCTTGACCTCATTGAGAAGGCGACCATGGGCGACGACGATTCTTCTAGCTTGATGAATCTCGTTATGCAGTTCCGAAAGGTCTGCAACCACCCCGATCTTTTCGAGAGGGCCGATACCAAGTCGCCATTCTCTTTCGGCTACTTTGCCGAGACGGCCTCTTTTGTCAGAGAGGGCACAAACGTATCAGTTGGTTACTCTGTTCGCAGTTTGATCGACTACGACTTGCCCCGCTTGGTGTGGCAAGAGGGCGGGCGCCTGGACAAGCCCGGGCCTGATAACGCGGTTGCTGGTTTCCGGAGAAAGTACACTGGCGAGCTGTTGAACATTTGGACACCGGAGAACATTCGTGATAGCGTCTCGAATGCCGATCACTTTTCATGGCTTCGATTTGCGGACGCTAGCCCGCAAGAAGCCTACCAGGCTAGTCATCGAGGACTGTTCGAGCGAGCTGTGACGCTTTCAACATCGAAGAACCGGCTCGGGAACATGAACGTCCTCTATCGCGATACAGAAGACGAGAACTGGACTCCGGTCCATGCTCTGTTCCAGATTCAACAACGTACTGACCGCAAGCCTCTTGCCGATATCACTGAGCAAGGTGTCCTTCGCGACCTCATGAATGTGGCGCGCGCTAACTACGCTGATATCGGACTGGGACGACTTGAGCAAGCCGGCCGGCCCCGCGCATCTGCACCGCCCATCGAGGTTTCATGCACCGGCCGCGGCTCGGTTGCGGAGCGTGAGaacatcctcttcaaccctcAGGTACGCAAGGCATTGTACGGACCCACCCCCGTCGAAGAGAAGGCGCTCGTCACCGAAAAGATCCCAATCGAGCGATACCCGCCTCCTGCACTCCTGCCGGCGCcagacaaggagaagaccCGGTTTACCAACATTGCGGTCCCCTCGATGCGCCGCTTCATTACGGATTCGGGCAAGCTTGCCAAGCTCGACGAGCTCCTGCGGCAGCTGAAGGAGGGCGGTCATCGTGTGCTGCTGTACTTCCAGATGACGCGCATGATCGATCTGATGGAAGAGTATTTGACCTACTGCAACTACAAGTACTGCCGCCTCGATGGTTCAACCAAGCTGGAAGACAGAAGAGATACCGTGTCGGACTTCCAAACCCGGCCCGagatcttcatcttcttgctCTCTACCCGTGCTGGTGGTCTTGGTATCAATCTAACCACGGCCGATACTGTCATCTTCTACGACTCTGACTGGAACCCGACCATTGATTCACAGGCCATGGATCGTGCCCATCGTCTTGGTCAGACGAAGCAGGTCACCGTCTATCGTCTCATTACGCGCGGCACCATCGAGGAGCGCATCCGCAAGCGTGCCATGCAGAAGGAAGAGGTGCAGCGCGTCGTCATCACGGGCGGCTCGTCGGCGGGTGGCGCCGGTGTCGACTTCTCTGGACGTAGGGCGCCCGAGAACCGGAACCGCGACATTGCCATGTGGCTTGCGGATGATGAACAGGCCGAGATGATTGAACGCCGCGAGAAGGAATTGCTCGAGAGCGGGGAGTACGACAAGATTCAAAAGAAGCGTGGTGGCAAGCGGAAGCGGGCGGATGCTCCAACCAGCCTGGATGAGATGTATCACGAAGGTGAGTCCATGTTCTCTTTGCCGTTTCTACAGGCCCATGAACTGACCAATATCTACTCTACAGGCGAGGGCCATTTTGATGACAACAAGGGTTCCGGCACAGCCACACCAAACGCCGCCGGAGCCGACGCCGCCGATGTCCGCCCTGGAAAACGCACCAAGCGTGCTCCCACCGGCAAGAAAGCCAAGACAACAAAACAACGGTTGGCGATTGCTGATGGCGAGATCGATATTTGATCACCTACTCTTTCACCTGCAGGACAATATGGTAACAATAAGCCTGTACCAAGACCAAGCCGCCGTCTACGCACCCCGCCGGTATAgattttcttcttttctttttcttcttcttttgcaCACAGCATAcgtggttgttgggtgtATGTAGCCCAGTTCATTAAAGAGCACTGGTAGACACAAAAACGGGAATGGTACttggggctggggagaggAGTTCAGGTCAGCTCAAGAGGCAGCAAGCGGATAACAAATGAGGAATGGGTGGAAGGGTCAACTAAAGATGTTCTTGTTGTATTTCTGTAGAATAATTACTTTTGTTTCATGTTGTGTCTTGTTCTTGTGGATGCcgctgtggtggttttgtgTAGGATGAGATGTTGTGTCTGATGAAGGGAATTGTGTGTGGGCAATGGAACAAAAGTGGAgagatgggggagttggggattTAGTTTGTCGGCTTGTTGGGGTGGTAgatggtgggaggtggtcaTTTTTGAGACTTCAAGACTTCAAGAcaacgatgaagatgaagttgATATTTCCGATCTTTTTCCCTCTATGTTGTGACTATGACTCCCACCCTCTACCGTTTGTCTTTACATCTATCACCCCTCGGCACCGCTTCTCCTCTGGCACCCCATTCAGTCAGTCCATGACCCGGTAATCTCTCGGATCCAAACCCCGACCTTTTCCGCTACGGTCTCGCTGTGATCTGGTTTCATCCCTCTGTCAGCgtacaaccccccccccctcttcttccccatccgTTTTCGCAACTTACGTATACAAAAAGCATGCGGCACTCCCTCTTCACAAATCGTTGCCTTCGTCCTCCCGTTCTGGTCCTTTTCCCTCCGCTCAATGAACGCGTCCCTCACCTCGTCGGCGACCCAGTGGTCTTTTTTTGCAAAATAGAAATAAAATTTCTCTCCGTTGTGCTCTGTGTCGTCGGCCAAGTGCCAGAGGTCGGAAGACCACTTCTcttcggtgatggtggacatCTCGTCTTTGCCCATGTGGATCGCCTGCCATATCCCGTCTTGGCTCTGCAGGAagctgagggtggtggatagaGCGTGGGGGGGCTGTTTCATtattttggagaggatgagggaaacaatgggggtggggagacagttgatgatggatttGGCGAGGATGTGGGTGTAGGAGTTCaagaggggttgggaggcgatgaaggagaGTTTTTGGCCGGAGGGGGAGCGGGCGAtgtgggttagggttgggaagaggaggatcgCTGAAGtcaggttgaggaaggcggataagggggtgaggtggtggcggtggaagaTTTCGGTTGCTATGTAGGCCCCTACTGAGTGGCCTATTAGGATgcaggaggtgaagggggtgggggtgttgagggaaaCAAGGGTGGAGGTTAGGGAGATGATTTGGTCTTCGAGGGTgaagggttgggttgggaggttggatggggggagggtggttccaaagggaggggagtggtCGTGGTCGGAgaagccgaggaggttgCGGGTGTAGATGTGGTAGGCGGCCTTGTTGGACGACTCAAGCgtgtcgaggaggtggcggaggtgggtgaggaagggCGTGTAGTAGCTTGCTAGGCCTGGGTTGCCGGTTATGAAGAAAACCAAGCATTGTTTCCGGGAGGGGTTGTTccggttgggggagggaaatTCCAGGTAGGGAATTGCATCTTGTTTtattgttgtggtggttgacatggcgggtgatggttgttgtgtgttgtgcttttcggggttggggttggtgatgacgatgttgatgtggtgctggtgctctGCCAAGGTTTTGTTAGTGGGGGTAGGTGAGTGGGGGTCAACAGCCCTTTAGTTTGTGAAACCCTAACCCGAGCTTGTTAAAGTGCACTACCGAGTACAACATCAAGGTCGCCGGACATTCTGTTGAAAGCCACCTGTTGAATGTGTATTGCGGAATTTAAAGAATTAAAAGCGCTAGCTATGtacaggaagaagatgcCACGGACCCTGCCCGGCTCTGGACACACTGGTTCAACCAGACTGGTAGAACCCTCACCCTTGGCTTGGGATACCCATGATACATGTCGATATGCCTCAGTAGTCCGTAGTCTTATATCCTGAAAGTCTATCATTTCCCAGTCCAGCACAACCTTGCTCCTAAATACCATCCTTTTCCCATGCCATTTTTGACTTTTCCATATTTTCTTGTGCTCACAGGATGCGATTGCATTCCTCCTGAGTCTTCAAGTGGCAGTAAGGGCTGAAGgtctggttgctgttgggcatctggggaggggagaagaaagGAGGCCAAAAATAGTTCGGAGGAAGTATGTCATTGATAGCCTGTCTGGCGGCCACGGTAGTTGGTGTGACAGACTTGACGAGAGTGGCGAGGGTCTTTTCGATGATTTCGACAGCCTGTGGAATATCAGAACCTGTTGGTGTAATAGTGGAAATGGGATTTCCTTACCAGCTCTTCGTCAATCTTCACCTGCTGAGTAACAGCAGCCTGAGGTAGTGCATTGTCAACAATGAGTGGGACCGGAGCCTAGTGTAACGGTTAGTGATGAATTGTGGATGAAACATGGTTTAGCGCCTGAAATAAGGACTTACTGCGGCTGGAGCAGGCTTGGGGATAGCAGCACTAAAGACAGCAGCAGACTGGCTGAGGAGAGCGACGGTTGGGATGAGGGAGTGCAtggccggtggtgatgtgctTTTGAGGCGATCTTGCGGCGGTGATAGAGTCTTGGAGAGAGACTTAAGTAGTGTTCTTTGTTGATGCGAGATGACTGAAGAGACTGTTTGATGCCGATGCTAATCGTCTTGGATTTGGGGCATGGATTCATGATCTTTTGTAGGCATTGCCACCCCATCAAGTCAGTACAGTCCCCGTAGGGCTGACCACGATACAGGGCTGCCATGACTCAGCTCAAGTGTCCAGAGCCCGCTGGGTCTTCACCGACACCGGCTAACGGTCAGCTAGACGTTAGACCCATAGCCATGGGTTGAGCAAGCAAGTGAAAGCAAACGGCGTCTTGTTTTCTTGCTCTAGTGCCGGTCGATCGTCGATCTGGCTTACCTCTGAAACGTTCTTGCTTGCATAATCAGTCTAAAACCGATGGAAAGCTTTCATTGTGTCAATACAGCTGGGAAAAAGTACCATAACTTGAATGGTGCTATTGGCAGGTGGCCTGTCGAGGTGAGTTGGTTGTCAAGATATTTTTGAGAGCAAAATCTGTCAAATTAAGTACCTATTTTTATTCATTTATCTCGACACAATCATTTCCAGCCGGCGTCTTCTGCTCTCCCTTCACCGGGTATTCTGGGGCAGCATTTGCAGCCGCCCCCTTCCGACTCTCTCACCCTTGATATTGCGTGTGGACACGCGTTGTCGTCTCACATCCGATCTCTGGTTTCAGCGCGCGGGGGCGCTTCCACGCGACCTCGGAGGCGTCCACACCCAAGCTCATCCACGAGCTGTCCCAATCCGCCTGCCCGCGTTCAGTCCTCGGCCCAAAAGGAACTTCCACGCTCGCAAGCCTGTCCCTCCAAGCTCTTTCGGAACGCTTTGGAAATACTGTCCTCCACAAATTACAAACCCATCCCCAGAGTCGCCTGATGCCCGAGCCGCtgtgggtttgggtttcACCCTCGATAAAAACCATATTTCCGAAAGCTCTTCCATGTGGTGTGCGAAGAGAGCTTGCCATGAATCCAAATGTTTCCAGCCCTGTGTCTTGAGTGGGTGGTTTCTGACCAGAGAAGACAATGGATTTCCGAGTGAGAGAGTACAGGAGGACGTCTAGTAATCCTGCTGAAGCCAGCAAAGAGCCTGCCACGCTGGAGAAGAGGACCGGGGGCTCATGTCTGACCATGGATCCGATTCTGGCTGTAGCGATTGGCACGGTACAGAGAATGTAGATTAACGGGTATGCCAGAAAGCTGCTTATCTCGCCAAGCTTCTGCTCTTGTGTGGCATACTGGGTACCGGGCGAGGTTTGTTGGCAGCTTGAAGCGATGGGCTTGCGGTGAGTCAAGAGATGAATGACGATGGCGAGATATATCACGCTTGTGGCCACAAGACAAATAAAGATCCATAGGTGATGGAGGTACAAACGAAGCTCTTGATAGCTGGAGGTGATCCAGCACTGATTTGGCGTTAGCAGCATGAAGTGCCAGAAAAGAAGGCGAAGCCACATACCCATTCGCCTGCCTGGCCATAGAAATCTGACGAACCACCAGATATCGCAATTCCCAAGAGAGCCATTCCGTATACAGACGACCAGAGTGCCACGAGGACTGGGTAGAAGACGCGAGAGGGCGGTCGGAAATTCCTGACGATACTAAGGTAGCTGTGAGCCGCAATTGGGGTCAAAGACGCTTGAAACGAGATTCCCAGTTGACAGGAACCAGGCCTGTGCTTTGCAAACTAGGTATCTGTCGTAAATTTCATCCAATGCTAGCCATCGAGCACGCATGAAGTAGGCCGTGGCCTGCATGAAATCTGCAAAAAGAAGGTTGTAGATGAGAACGAGAAGCTGATTCGGGGGGTTGGCTCTGATTCGATTCCAGAAGCCAGTTTGCGGTCGTGATGGCATCCCATTATCGGCTTCAGTGGGTTGTGATTCCGCCGAAACAGTAAAACTCCGCGACATCGCCAGCATCTCGTGGAATTTTGCCTCATCAACCTGGAGATTTGAAGCTGGTAGGCTTGAAACCTCTTGCGAGGGTTGCCTGATATGCCACTTGACGAATCTCCAGCTGAGGTACACCAAAAGGGCGAAGACAAAAATGAAGCTCAGGAAAGCTAGAGTTGCAACAGCATGCAGGCCGTGTCGAATGGCGGCCGGCAGGGGTGCCAGGGTGTAGGCCTCATCTTCGCTGAGCTTGAGATAATCCATTGTAGCTATCTAGCTttcgagctggaggaggtgtctATATTTTTTGATAAGAAGCAAGTTGCTGTGTGAGAATGAGAACTGAGGAGAAATGCATTGGAGTGGTCAAAATGTTGATGAACTTAGCGTGTTGCCAAAACAATGAGTGGCAGGCGATCTGTGGGTAACTCTGCCAACCGATTGGAAAAGAACAGGTCAAAGTGATGTCTGAGAACAGATTCCGGGGTGATCTCACTTCTGAGGGGGGAAGCGAGTACAATAGGCCTGGAAAGAATATTCAGGGTTACGAGAGAATAATACGGGGTTGTCGAGAACCGCGACATAAAGCAGGGCATTGACGTCGAACTCCGCTCTTTGGCCTTGTAAACCAGTTTAGATGACCCGCCAGACTGAGTAACTAGGTACCTAAGCATAACCCGGAAGCAGGTTTCTTAAAACTCCATGGGACCCATCTAATGAGATGGTCTACCTTAGGTCTGCCAACGATCAAATGGTGACATGGATCCAGTCTCCTGTAAGACTACCTGACGTCTGTGAAGCCTAAGGTGCCTACCTAAGCGCTCAAAAGGTCACACTCTTTCGAAAATAAGATAGCGAAATTAGCAACATTTCAGTTTTACTTGTGACCAGTGTTTGTTAGAAGGGGGTTGACCATGAAACTTTATTGATGAGTGTTGAGCTACCCAAATAAAAAGGTAAATTTTGGCGTGTACAAGAGGACTGAAATTTCCAAGCCCTCTCGCACTTGCTCATTCTGACCTTTGTCAGTAACCATTACTCCTGGCACTTATGCATACAGGTTCATGTTCCGAGACGATTATGAAGCTTCTGGTGGCATGTTATGCTATTAGTTCGATTGTCATCTAACTTTGGACTGTTCTCCTCGGCTACCTTGATGAATATGAAATCTGAGGAGTCGATATTCTCGGTACAAAAATCCCTAAACCGAAACCGTTCATAAACATCGTTTCTGAACCATGCATTATCAACTTCATTATAATTTATATGCACTCGAGTATAGATTTTCTTGGAGTGAATTGTCACAGTATTCTTGATGACAAAAGTTGTATGAAGGAAGAAAGCATGACTACCTTAGACGTCGTGTCGTTGCGTGGTAGCCAGTTGCTCTTAAGTCATCATTGAGCTCGGATCCCCTAATAGCGAGTGTCGCTCTACTTGTCCAAGATAAAACAAACACCATCCTGGAAAGAGTATGAAGGTTTTGATCGTCCGAGCTTTTCACATCagctttttgttttgattGTTTGGAATACAGAGCAACACAAGGGTGCTTTTATCGTATGGAGCAAAAGACAGCAAAGGGCTTGCATACTAAGCCAGATCGGAAACGTGATGCTTCCTTAAAGAGCCACCGCTTTAAACCTAAGACAGAGCGATGACTTCATGACCAGGGATCTCCAACATGGTGTCGATTTTGAGTTCCGCCACCCTCCGCAACCTCCGCCAGCTCAAGCTTGAATGTTGccgccccctctccccagtATCCACACACCTTCGGCATCCATCCATCGTCGTACTGAACGAATAATGTGCACATACTACACGAACACCCGCTGGCTGTGCCACAAAACCAAAGGCTGCCAAGCTG from Podospora pseudoanserina strain CBS 124.78 chromosome 2, whole genome shotgun sequence includes the following:
- the INO80 gene encoding putative DNA helicase ino80 (COG:L; EggNog:ENOG503NVFX), which codes for MDGRDHFSTVLQRPPHFDEDGSNGNGGGSANEDRGPRGGLRDILNPVSSASQPASALGPPGTPGAPTPPRPHSSFSLRSPTQGDYHTPNPYSTSPGNHPSGSRSILSNPVAGASISAASFPPPPPPPPPPLSASLQAPPAIASPLTTQQHPPPVSPLHAPHVYYSSEIRDRDRDRGRDRDNRDPVLEKSAGSSFYDPTADSTKKERERRVSDTGSSSWRNATQSSTPKARDSYNYSQSSDYYTANNIATSSASNHQGGIINGASYASHATSSLSRSPVSQYHPAPTAGSISPSAPASARLGAISSPSLRHSQMPPSTINGTTPTALPVLARSGSPTPSSSKGQGVSGTPSRAAGVMSFSNILSEPVSRPRATSPSTTDDTPIQVERTGTVDKADREKKPRKTIKSRVSEMKGVESTPKASRKTASKPETPASGPRLPAKRSANGLTKQKSFSADKERKIQEEMQQLDSWDPPEHKWEDEFEEYQRRSKRRRLELAQLDLSHKQARRDDLAQSQGFKLKLHADLGKRRFDDLHYDEALQEVRQREVQLEKERKKDMQRKRRREKSMALTLELKNSALKRATIAQSEAERLRYMKEAERAEKKVQQTKYILQNGLKGPPRSSSALEPNLEGGTMATFQAENMEPGKAKGKGRAGGRLKKSKEQKQAEKDSAEAAQAALDAGKELPTKEETSKIRLKITKQPVTDSEKDKETKEPKDSKKEKVVEEPKDPLEMRFQSKGFNQIYDQIWRDLARKDVNKVYRLATDSYSTKASNLKKTAILASKEAKRWQLRTNKGTKDLQARAKRVMRDMMGFWKRNEREERDLRKAAEKQELENAKKEEADREAARQKRKLNFLISQTEIYSHFIGKKIKTNEVERSTDRPEIADADQNQIPETSLDIEEPTGPVGSKVTNFENLDFDEADESTLKAAAMANAQNAIEEAQKKARDFNKDANLDEDGEMNFQNPTGMGDVEIDQPKLLNCQLKEYQLKGLNWLVNLYEQGINGILADEMGLGKTVQSISVMAYLAEKYDIWGPFLVVAPASTLHNWQQEITKFVPEFKVLPYWGTAADRKVLRKFWDRKHTTYKKDAAFHVMITSYQLVVSDVAYFQKMKWQYMILDEAQAIKSSSSSRWKCLLSFHCRNRLLLTGTPIQNNMQELWALLHFIMPSLFDSHDEFSEWFSKDIESHAQSNTKLNQDQLKRLHMILKPFMLRRVKKHVQKELGDKIELDVFCDLTYRQRALYSSLRNQISILDLIEKATMGDDDSSSLMNLVMQFRKVCNHPDLFERADTKSPFSFGYFAETASFVREGTNVSVGYSVRSLIDYDLPRLVWQEGGRLDKPGPDNAVAGFRRKYTGELLNIWTPENIRDSVSNADHFSWLRFADASPQEAYQASHRGLFERAVTLSTSKNRLGNMNVLYRDTEDENWTPVHALFQIQQRTDRKPLADITEQGVLRDLMNVARANYADIGLGRLEQAGRPRASAPPIEVSCTGRGSVAERENILFNPQVRKALYGPTPVEEKALVTEKIPIERYPPPALLPAPDKEKTRFTNIAVPSMRRFITDSGKLAKLDELLRQLKEGGHRVLLYFQMTRMIDLMEEYLTYCNYKYCRLDGSTKLEDRRDTVSDFQTRPEIFIFLLSTRAGGLGINLTTADTVIFYDSDWNPTIDSQAMDRAHRLGQTKQVTVYRLITRGTIEERIRKRAMQKEEVQRVVITGGSSAGGAGVDFSGRRAPENRNRDIAMWLADDEQAEMIERREKELLESGEYDKIQKKRGGKRKRADAPTSLDEMYHEGEGHFDDNKGSGTATPNAAGADAADVRPGKRTKRAPTGKKAKTTKQRLAIADGEIDI
- a CDS encoding hypothetical protein (EggNog:ENOG503P2NS; COG:S) — protein: MSTTTTIKQDAIPYLEFPSPNRNNPSRKQCLVFFITGNPGLASYYTPFLTHLRHLLDTLESSNKAAYHIYTRNLLGFSDHDHSPPFGTTLPPSNLPTQPFTLEDQIISLTSTLVSLNTPTPFTSCILIGHSVGAYIATEIFHRHHLTPLSAFLNLTSAILLFPTLTHIARSPSGQKLSFIASQPLLNSYTHILAKSIINCLPTPIVSLILSKIMKQPPHALSTTLSFLQSQDGIWQAIHMGKDEMSTITEEKWSSDLWHLADDTEHNGEKFYFYFAKKDHWVADEVRDAFIERREKDQNGRTKATICEEGVPHAFCIHHSETVAEKVGVWIREITGSWTD
- a CDS encoding hypothetical protein (EggNog:ENOG503NZW5; COG:S), translated to MDYLKLSEDEAYTLAPLPAAIRHGLHAVATLAFLSFIFVFALLVYLSWRFVKWHIRQPSQEVSSLPASNLQVDEAKFHEMLAMSRSFTVSAESQPTEADNGMPSRPQTGFWNRIRANPPNQLLVLIYNLLFADFMQATAYFMRARWLALDEIYDRYLVCKAQACIVRNFRPPSRVFYPVLVALWSSVYGMALLGIAISGGSSDFYGQAGEWCWITSSYQELRLYLHHLWIFICLVATSVIYLAIVIHLLTHRKPIASSCQQTSPGTQYATQEQKLGEISSFLAYPLIYILCTVPIATARIGSMVRHEPPVLFSSVAGSLLASAGLLDVLLYSLTRKSIVFSGQKPPTQDTGLETFGFMASSLRTPHGRAFGNMVFIEGETQTHSGSGIRRLWGWVCNLWRTVFPKRSERAWRDRLASVEVPFGPRTERGQADWDSSWMSLGVDASEVAWKRPRALKPEIGCETTTRVHTQYQG